The following proteins are encoded in a genomic region of Bacteroidales bacterium:
- a CDS encoding choice-of-anchor Q domain-containing protein, with protein MFHKTLIYCFICLCFFTSANAASEKQGIINVFETWSDTVIVTGDVTISSNGKVLITPGTVVEFSGSYSVTVNGSGSLTASGTQTDSIFFIALNKQTGWKGLTFSDMDETADSSVFTYCRIQDCISSSDRSAILVKKFNKIRMDHCFIVNCKNNYGKGAGFLGDSCNAKINHSCFKLNFSGRGGAMSFLNSKPVLENCTFDNNEAYWDAGALYFYSSEPVLNNCLITNNYVGSTGGEAMFFEESKGMIVNSRIINNRNTGLTCYHSPIYIVNTVIANNDGRIISNYAGGIYLINSHPTIINSTITNNFGYTAGGIYCYFYSHPKIINSIIWNNYGKYNEIGPGEYDPLISHCNIRGGNSLNLPPEKYIQCISEIPLFKNPSSGIGHQPDAITADWSLKSCSPCINKGINDSIPAGIVNDFLGNPRIINETVDIGAFESLVAGSVSEEIVKIYVKESGSGDGSSWQNAMGSLQQAINTPIDCNKGIEIWVAAGTYYPDTTITETIQDASLELRNHVKLIGGFQGTETSIEQRNLTTNVTVLSGNVGVKSNHQDNIKNVISASFIDSSCVLDGFTVTGGYAYESGSGMIFKYASPVLRNVTFVSNSSGTYGGAIYLTDSDPVFSNCGFFNNQTYGTGGCGYLNYSNAVFLNCRFINNKVAGNFSGGAFNLQSSQPSFINSIFANNQTGSIGDGGALYCQSSNPKVVNCIFSNNLSFDEGGSIFTTGDSRPVISNSVFWQNTDQTGLNHFDGTGPIKILNSLVQGGNKYKIPSLDYLNNIDDDPLFIQPTITAGNTHDALTANWNVTLCSPLIDAGDKLLLVSAYSQTDLEGKPRIINEKPDIGPFESDQPPQISSGSRIIYVKPGGQGDGSSWQNAMGDIQNAVNLPRECVKTNEIWVAEGIYKPGTEGLNYIREATFRMINHVKLYGGFSGTESNRNERNIQKYPTVLSGDIGEPGNLSDNCFNTVTFEYTDTTCLLDGFTIVKGNSNIFPDSYGAGILCNHADVTLRNVILKDNRSDYKGAALYAENSVLNMVDCSVINNISEGSSGCSLVNSAFTIAGSLFSNNSAEYASCVELTQCRGQMINCILSNNLSSAICSNNSNYSIVNSSVLNNDALFSDHGDLLTSKDTLRIVNSIFWNNENSIATDKNISRNFNLKFYNCDIQNGNTIDFPRENYVNNVDIDPYFEFPSPVIGLSQNESADWHLKRCSPCINSGLNNANTLVTDMDGNTRIYGGTIDMGPYELQNTKAIRPTDILLTNDSIPENYQIPLLIGNLIVTDEDSHDFTFSFSNNQEYYLADSIYFSLSDSSLNASQSLPVDRPVFYAAIKATDETDCSIERQFLIYNLITANDNFDFKNKILFYPNPSKGNVYMDYSSITPVTVNIYDLAGYLVYRSVINEQSQVLHLQNLPKGVYIIEADIRSQKTRQVLILN; from the coding sequence CATCCAACGGGAAAGTTCTGATTACTCCCGGTACAGTGGTTGAGTTCTCAGGATCATACTCCGTTACAGTGAATGGATCCGGCTCATTAACGGCTTCCGGAACACAAACTGATTCAATATTTTTTATAGCACTTAACAAACAAACCGGTTGGAAAGGTCTGACTTTTTCAGACATGGATGAAACCGCTGATAGTTCCGTTTTTACCTATTGCAGAATACAGGATTGTATAAGCTCATCTGATCGCTCTGCCATTCTGGTAAAAAAATTCAATAAAATAAGAATGGATCACTGCTTTATAGTGAACTGCAAAAATAATTATGGCAAAGGCGCCGGCTTTTTAGGTGATTCATGCAATGCAAAAATTAATCATTCCTGCTTTAAATTAAATTTTTCCGGACGGGGAGGCGCTATGTCCTTTCTGAATTCAAAACCTGTATTAGAAAATTGCACATTTGATAACAATGAAGCCTATTGGGATGCCGGTGCGCTTTACTTCTATTCATCAGAACCTGTTCTTAATAATTGCTTAATCACCAATAATTACGTGGGAAGTACAGGTGGAGAAGCTATGTTCTTTGAAGAATCAAAAGGCATGATAGTGAACTCCCGGATCATCAATAACCGAAACACGGGACTGACATGTTATCACTCTCCGATATACATTGTAAATACAGTCATCGCTAATAATGATGGCCGTATAATATCAAATTATGCAGGCGGAATCTATCTGATCAATTCGCATCCTACAATAATAAACTCCACCATAACCAATAATTTTGGTTATACTGCAGGCGGAATCTATTGCTATTTCTATTCTCACCCGAAAATTATTAACTCAATTATCTGGAACAATTATGGAAAATATAACGAAATAGGCCCCGGAGAATACGATCCCCTTATTTCTCATTGCAATATAAGAGGCGGGAACTCTTTGAATTTACCTCCTGAAAAATACATACAGTGTATTTCCGAAATTCCCCTATTTAAAAATCCTTCTTCAGGAATCGGCCATCAGCCGGATGCGATAACTGCCGACTGGAGCCTTAAATCATGTTCTCCCTGCATAAATAAAGGCATTAATGATTCCATTCCGGCTGGAATAGTGAATGATTTTCTTGGAAATCCAAGAATAATAAATGAAACGGTTGACATCGGGGCTTTTGAATCTTTGGTTGCGGGATCAGTTTCAGAAGAAATAGTAAAAATATATGTAAAAGAATCAGGATCAGGCGACGGTTCATCATGGCAGAATGCCATGGGTAGCCTGCAGCAGGCAATTAACACTCCTATTGACTGCAATAAAGGCATTGAAATATGGGTGGCAGCAGGAACCTATTATCCTGATACGACAATAACGGAAACTATACAGGACGCATCTCTTGAATTAAGGAACCATGTAAAATTAATTGGTGGCTTTCAGGGTACTGAAACATCAATTGAACAACGAAATCTTACAACTAACGTGACTGTTTTAAGTGGCAACGTCGGAGTAAAAAGCAATCACCAAGACAATATAAAAAATGTGATTTCCGCAAGCTTTATCGATTCTTCCTGTGTTCTTGACGGATTCACTGTTACAGGAGGCTATGCCTATGAATCGGGATCCGGCATGATATTTAAATATGCCAGCCCCGTTTTGCGCAATGTTACTTTTGTTTCAAATAGTTCCGGCACCTATGGCGGGGCTATATATTTAACTGATTCTGATCCCGTTTTTAGTAATTGCGGTTTTTTTAACAATCAGACTTATGGAACTGGCGGATGTGGTTATCTGAACTATTCAAATGCTGTTTTTCTTAATTGCAGATTCATCAATAATAAAGTAGCAGGTAATTTCAGCGGAGGTGCCTTTAACCTGCAAAGCTCACAACCTTCCTTTATCAATTCGATCTTTGCTAATAACCAGACGGGGTCAATTGGTGACGGAGGTGCACTATATTGCCAGTCATCCAATCCGAAAGTGGTAAATTGCATTTTTTCAAATAACCTGAGTTTCGATGAAGGCGGAAGCATTTTTACCACCGGAGATTCCCGTCCCGTTATAAGTAATTCGGTTTTCTGGCAAAATACGGATCAAACCGGCCTAAATCACTTCGACGGAACCGGCCCCATTAAAATACTGAACTCCCTGGTTCAGGGAGGCAATAAATACAAAATTCCAAGTCTTGATTATTTAAACAACATTGATGACGACCCCCTTTTCATTCAGCCCACAATTACTGCCGGTAACACTCATGATGCCCTTACAGCTAACTGGAATGTTACATTATGCTCGCCATTAATTGATGCGGGTGATAAATTGTTGCTGGTTTCTGCATATAGCCAAACCGATCTTGAAGGAAAACCTCGTATTATAAATGAAAAACCTGATATCGGACCTTTTGAATCAGACCAGCCTCCTCAAATCTCTTCAGGAAGCAGGATCATTTATGTAAAACCCGGTGGACAAGGAGATGGCTCTTCATGGCAAAATGCAATGGGTGATATACAGAATGCTGTTAATCTGCCCAGGGAGTGTGTAAAAACAAATGAGATATGGGTAGCTGAAGGAATTTATAAACCTGGAACAGAGGGACTGAATTATATACGGGAAGCCACGTTCAGAATGATTAATCATGTTAAACTTTATGGAGGGTTTTCCGGGACAGAATCAAACAGAAATGAAAGAAATATTCAAAAATACCCGACTGTATTAAGCGGTGATATTGGTGAACCCGGGAATTTATCTGACAATTGTTTTAATACAGTAACGTTTGAATACACCGATACCACATGCCTTCTTGATGGTTTTACCATTGTAAAAGGCAACAGCAATATTTTTCCGGATTCTTACGGGGCAGGTATACTTTGCAATCATGCTGATGTTACCCTCAGAAATGTCATCCTTAAGGACAATCGGTCGGATTATAAAGGTGCTGCACTTTATGCTGAGAATTCAGTGCTAAATATGGTTGATTGCTCAGTAATCAATAATATCTCAGAAGGTTCATCCGGTTGCAGTCTTGTCAATTCGGCATTCACAATTGCCGGTTCTCTTTTCTCCAATAACAGCGCAGAATATGCAAGTTGTGTTGAATTAACCCAATGCAGGGGCCAGATGATTAACTGCATTTTATCTAATAATTTGTCATCGGCGATATGCAGCAATAATTCGAATTATTCGATTGTTAACTCGTCTGTATTAAATAATGATGCCCTGTTCTCAGATCATGGCGATTTGTTAACAAGCAAAGACACCTTGAGAATAGTTAATTCAATATTCTGGAATAATGAAAATTCAATTGCCACTGATAAAAACATCAGCCGTAATTTTAATTTAAAATTTTATAACTGTGATATCCAGAACGGCAATACAATCGATTTTCCCCGTGAGAATTATGTAAACAATGTTGATATCGATCCCTATTTTGAATTTCCTTCGCCTGTAATCGGACTTTCACAAAACGAAAGTGCAGATTGGCACCTGAAAAGATGCTCTCCTTGTATCAATAGCGGACTAAACAATGCAAATACCCTGGTAACAGATATGGATGGAAATACAAGAATTTACGGTGGTACAATAGATATGGGCCCATATGAACTTCAGAACACGAAAGCAATTCGTCCCACCGATATTTTACTGACAAATGACTCTATACCTGAAAATTACCAAATACCACTTTTAATCGGAAATTTGATAGTGACCGATGAAGATTCGCATGATTTTACTTTTTCTTTCTCCAATAATCAGGAGTATTATTTAGCCGACAGCATCTATTTTAGCTTATCTGATAGTTCACTTAACGCCAGTCAGTCTCTCCCCGTTGACAGACCCGTATTTTATGCGGCCATCAAGGCAACTGATGAAACAGATTGCTCTATAGAAAGACAATTCTTAATTTATAACCTGATCACAGCAAATGATAATTTTGATTTTAAAAACAAAATTCTTTTCTATCCCAATCCTTCTAAGGGCAACGTTTATATGGATTACAGCTCTATAACCCCTGTAACCGTTAACATATACGATCTGGCAGGATACCTGGTATATCGATCTGTCATAAACGAACAATCTCAGGTTCTTCATCTGCAAAACCTCCCGAAAGGAGTTTACATCATTGAGGCAGATATCAGATCACAAAAAACAAGACAGGTATTGATTTTAAATTAA